In Cryptomeria japonica chromosome 1, Sugi_1.0, whole genome shotgun sequence, the sequence ctcccaagtagcatcctctatcggCAAGTTCTTCCATTTCAACAAATACTCCCTAATGACCCATTTCCGTAAAGTGCTTTCCCTATAATCAAGAATGGCCTCATAAACCATTATAAGTTTCTCCTCATCATCTAAAGGAGGTAACTCTGCTGAAGGTACCACGTTATGACCCAACGCTTTTTTGAGGcaagatacatgaaacacattatgcacCTTACTATCTGTCAGCAACTCAAGCTCATAAGACACCTCTCCAACTCTGCTAATAACTCTGAGAGGCCCATAATAGCGTGGCTTCAATTTCTCTGCACCACTAttttgtaggtcccggggacaactgagagggggcggtgaatcaattgtctaataaattcaaaccaaaatcttattaaccaacttaatgcttaatactggtaggacagttaaatgtgtcggtaaacagtgttaatagaaaatgctataccggtaagaattaatgcatgaaacataagcacaaagtcaaccacaacacatgacacaaatatttgtacgtggaaaccctgtaaggggaaaaaccatggtgggaaaccttacccacagtcagatgatactactgcagatagtaattgtacaaagaggggtctgcacatgcagaaaggccaacagcttagagctcactgctcagacacaaatgggagtcacactgactacagttggatggttaaatccaatgagaatgtactacacaaaatagcatcttcatatgctggattcagtaccggtgtaatgctgatatgcttctacaaaaacctaacttcaccttcaaataatgtcttcgtgtatatctctgcttgatctcacatatatccttccttaaatctttttcacattccacatttgatcttacaaataagatcttacatttataccataccctaagaccaattttagtaggtcggctctacaagatattacaataaaacattttacaaataatacaatatccaatgcaataatcgattgaacatgtcatctcaatgcttttataacaataataaatcatctccatagcatgccatgctgatctagaaaagataaacctgccagtgtaaccctagataacctggacctatttgccgataaaagcaaatatgcaaataagaatataccaatgatattacttcaaggaaaagtgtccacatgatgtcttcgacattaccaagtgtcttccatgtcattgcaggtaccggtgaacattatatcctgtcggttaaccatataccggtgattgcttgaacaatttactgattgccggtgaatgttgctggatctccaaagtaggtgtatttagcaggtgttgacatcaatgacaaaaccataccaaaataccaacatattttTGAGAGTGGATTGTCGGTAAGGCTGAAGCATAAGGTAAACTATGTCACCGACCTCAAAAGATTGCTCCACTCTGTGTTGGTTTGCATACTACTTTTGttgattttgagctttatgcataTTTTCCTTCAAGGACCTCATTATATCTTGACTCTCTTGTAAGAGATCCTTAGCCTTAGGAGCCCAACTATCACCAAACAACAAATCCAAAAAGCTCGAAACCTCATAGCCATAGAGGGCCATAAAAGGTGACATCTAGATagacatatgataagtggtgttataacatTACTCACCTAGATGCAACCACTTCACCCATTCCTTCTACTTCCTTGCAATATAATTATAGAGGTATACTTCCACCCACTTATTCACAATCTTGAACTGCCGATTTGTCTGCAATTGATAGCTAGTGTTTGATGTAAGCTCTGTCCCACACAACTTGAAGAACTCTTGCCAAAAATTACTCATGAACCTGTTGTCCCTATCATTGAAAATACTCTGTGGCAACCCGTGCAACTTGAGTACCTCTCTGAAAAATAACTCTATTGTCTGATCTATTGTATAGGTGGATGAAATAGCAAAGAAATGTGCAAACATTTTCAACTGATCAACCACAATATACATGCAATCCCTACCTTGGACCTTAGGTAGGCTCATAATAAAGTCCATCAACACACTGTCCCACTTCCTCTCAGGAATGGGTTGGGGTTGCAATAATCCACCCAGGAAAGAGTGCTCATTCTTTTTTACTGACAAATAGGGAACTCCCTCACATACTATAACACCTCTATCTTAAGACCTTTCCATGTGAAGCACTCTCTCACTTGCCTGTAAGTTTTGAGAAAACATGGGTGTCCTGCTGTGGGTGAGTTGTGGAAGGATCTCAAGATCTTCTATTCATAACAGATCTAGGCACTAAGAAGATCCTCTCCTTGTAAATGATCAAGTCATTAACCATTGTATACCTATCATCATGGATAGTGCCATCAATAATCTCAGTAGCCCACTTGTCCTTCACATTCTCTATAGAAATCAACTCCCTCCAATCATCCTCCAACACACCTAGAGCTTACAAGTGAGGTCTCTTGGATAAAGCATCAATAACTATGTTTTTCTTGCCCTTgacaaaaaatatgtcaaaatcataagcctaTAGTTTGTTGATCCAGTTCTGTTGCCTATCATTCAAATCCTTCTACCCAAGAAAATGTCTCAAACTATTATGATTCATCTTGATTATAAACTTACTTCCAACCACATACTATTTGAATTTAGCTAAGGCATGCATATCGGCAACATCTCCTTGTCATATATATTGTAGCCCATCTCAACACCCCTTAACTTTCTGCTCTCAAATGCAATAGGGTGTCTTTCTTGCATCAATACCGCACCAAGGCCTTCGCTCAAAGCATCACAATGCAATTCAAAAGGTCTATTGAAATCAGGAATGGCCAAAACTAGACATGTGCTCATCAACTCCTTAAATTTGTCAAAATACTGTTGAACTTTGTCTGACCACTCAAAGGCATCTTTCCAAGTTAAATTTGTAAGGGGTACAATAGTCTGAGAAAAAACCCTCACAAAGCGGCGATAAAATCCACACAAACCAAGGAATCCCTTCAACTGAGAAACATTCTCTAGATCCACACGAACACCCTCAGCACTGATGTTTTTCCCCAAATACAACTCTATCAtcccaaaatcacattttgacatctTTACGTATAGGGATTCACACCCAAGTATACTCAACACAATATCtatgtgtttcaaatgctcctcccaAGTCTTACTGTAAATCAGTATGTCGTAAAAAAATATCAgcacaaatctcctcaactgatcTCTGAATGCCCTGTTCATATAGGATTGGAAGGTAGCGGGTGCATTAGTCAAGCTGAAAGGCATGACTAAGAACTTTAAGTGTCCATAATGACACCTAAAAGATATCTTCTCCACATCATCCTCTCTGGCCCAAATATAATGGTAGTAGGATCTCAAGTCTATCTTGGAGAAGTAATAGGCTCCATGTAACTCATCTAATGAGTTCATCAATACAGGGAATCAGGTATCTATTTTTAATTGTTTTCCTGTTCAAAtccctgtaatcaatacacatcctaaAAGTTTTGTCCTTCTTTTTAACCAACATAATTGAAGAAGCAAACAAACTCTTACTAGGCCCGACGTGCCCCAGCTTGAGAAGCTCTCTGATAGCCTTCTCGATCTCATTTGTATACCTTTTTGGATGCCTGTAGGGTGTATTAATAATAGTTTTATCCCCCTCCTCTAATTCTATAACATGCTCAATGTCCATGTCAGGAGGTCTACTTGGGGGTATATCACCAAACACTTTGGAGTGCTTGGTCTTGACAATGACTAAACCTGTGAAGGATACTCCTACTTTTATTGTCATGTCAGCTCTGGCATCAC encodes:
- the LOC131027378 gene encoding uncharacterized mitochondrial protein AtMg00860-like, whose product is MSKCDFGMIELYLGKNISAEGVRVDLENVSQLKGFLGLCGFYRRFVRVFSQTIVPLTNLTWKDAFEWSDKVQQYFDKFKELMSTCLVLAIPDFNRPFELHCDALSEGLGAVLMQERHPIAFESRKLRGVEMGYNIYDKEMLPICMP